GCGGCGGCCGCACTCCGGCTGGGGGACCGGGTGGTGGCGGCGGGATTCCCCTCGCTGGCGGGGGGCAGGGTGGTGCTGGAGAATGCGGAGGTGGAGCGGACCGGTGCGGCGGGTCTGGTGGAGCCGGAGGAGATTTCCCCCCAGCGGTTGCTGGACGAAAGCGGCGGCACGGACCGGGAGGCCCGGCTGCTGAGGATGGCGGGGAGATTCAAGGAAACGATCCGGGAGGGAGGCCGCCAGACGCTGGTGATCGCGGCGGAGAAGCGGGATTTCCGGGCGGTCCTGCCGGAAGGCGAAGTCCTGCCTGAGGGCTTGGAGCCCGGCGTGGAGGTGGTGGTGGAAGGCGTGTGCCGCGTGGGCTTCAGCGATGTGGCGGGACGCTACGGAAAGGGCGCGGATGTGTTCGACCTGCAACTGCCCGACGCGCGGGCCATCAAGATCGGCGGGAACCGGTCATGGCTGACGGTGGGCGGCGTGCTGATGGCGCTGGGGCCGGTGCTCGCGGGGGCGCTCCTGTGGGTGGTGGTGCTGCGGAGGAGGGTGGGGAAAAGGAGCGACCTGCTGGTGAGGGAAATCCGCGCGCGGCATGACGCGGAGCTGGTGGCTGCGGAGCGGATGCGCCTCGCCGCGGACCTGCACGATACGATTTCCCAGTCCCTTTCCGGAGCCGCGATGCAGCTTGAGGTCGCCGGAAACCTGGCGGAGGAGGGGATCGGTGCGGAGGATCATCTGGCGTTGGCGAAGCGGCTGCTCGACCGGGGCAGGGAGGATCTGCGGAGGACCGTCTGGGACCTGAGCCCCAGTGCCCTTGCCGGTGAGGATCTGGGCACCGCGCTCGAAAAGGTGGCGCGTGAAAGCGGTGCGGGTTGTGAGGTCACCGTCAACAGGTCCGGCGACATAGACTCCCTGCCGGAGCGGATCCGCATCCACCTTTTCCGTGCCGGGCAGGAAGCGTTGGCCAACGCACTGCGGCATGGCGGCGCGCGGAGGCTTGGGATCTCGGTCGGTGTGTCCGGCGGCATCGCCACGCTGGAGATCGTGGACGATGGCTGCGGCTTCGACCCCGCGACGGTTCCGGGACCGGATGAGGGGCATTTCGGCCTGCGTTCGCTCAAGGAAAGGATCGCCCGGCTGGGCGGCGCTCTGGAAGTCGCCAGCTCCCCGTCAGGCACCCGCATCACCGCCACCGTCCCGCTGGAATCATGAGTGCCTCACCCGTCATCCGTCTGCTGCTCGCGGACGACCACTACATCGTCCTGATGGGTCTGAAGTCGCTGTTGAAGCTGCGGAAGGAGTTCAAGGTGGTGGCCACCGCCGGGGACGGGGAGGAGGTCGTCGCGCTCTACCGCGAGCACCAGCCGGACATCGCCCTGCTGGACCTGCGGATGCCGAAGCTCGACGGCATCCAGGCCACGGAGCGGGTGCGCGCGGAGTTTCCGGATGCCAGGATCATCCTGTTGACCAGCTTTGACCGGGAGGAGGAAATCCACCAGGCGCTGAAGGCGGGGGTGGCCGGTTACCTTCTCAAGGAATCAAAGCTCCCGGAGCTGTCGGAGGCCATCCGGACCGTGTTTCGTGGAGGGAAGTGGTTTCCCAAGGAAATCCTCGACCTGGCAAGGGAGCGGGCCGCCCTGCCGGAGCTGTCGAAGCGCGAGGTGGAGGTTCTCGACCTCGTGGCGAAGGGCCTCACCAACAAGGAAATCGCGGGCGTGCTCGGCTTCAGTGAGGACGGGGCGAAGCACCACCTGCGGAAGATCTACGAAAAGCTGGGCGTCAACGTCCGTGCGGAGGCCATCAGCGAAGCCCTGCGGCGCGGCATCCTGCGGGAGTAGATCCCGTTCATTCCTCCCACATGCGGGAGCGCAGTGCCTCGGCGGCGGCGCGGGCCTCCGCTTCCTTTTTGCTCTTGCCCTTGCCGGTCGCGAGGATCTTGTCCCGCCAGGAAACCTCCGCCTGGAACACCCGGCGGTGGTCGGGCCCCGTCTCGCCGATGATGCGGTAGGAGGGGGCCTGCGGATGGAGGGCCTGCAGGCATTCCTGCAGTTCCCCTTTCGGATTGCGCTCCTCCGGGCTGGACGCCATCGCGCCGATCTCGCTTTCGAAAAGCCGCAGCACCAGCTTCGTCGCCGGGCCGGGGCCGGCATCCAGATAGACCGCGCCGATCAGCGACTCAAAGGCATCCGCCAGCGTCGAGAGACGGCGGCGGCCGCCGGTCGCTTCCTCGCCTTTCCCCAGCAGCACGTAGTCGCCCAGGTGGATCGCCATTGCGAAACGGGCGAGCGCGCGGCGTGAGACCACGCGGGAGCGCAGTTTGGTGAGCTTCCCTTCGGTGAAGTCAGGGAACATCCGGTAGAGTTCCTCCGTGACGATCAGTTGGAGGACGGCATCACCCAGGAATTCCAGCCGCTGGTTGTCGAAATGGGGCCTCTGTGACTCGTAGGCCAGACTGGGATGGGTAAGCGCTTCCGCCAGCAGAAGTGAATTGCGGAATTTGTATTGAATCCTGCTCTCTAGAGGCTGCATCGTTCAGTATCCAGGGGGTTCCTTCCCCCTTGTCCGGGACCACTACGGGTCCCCGATAAGAAAGATGGGGTGATCGACGGGACTCGAACCCGCGACAACCGGAATCACAATCCGGGGCTCTACCAACTGAGCTACGACCACCATTTGTTTCAGGCGGACGGGAGGACTAAGGGATGATCCCCGGTTTGCAAAGTGAAAAATATGAGGTTCATGGATTTCCCCCGGTGAAGTTCCGGCGGCGTCCTCCAAATCCCTCTCGACGGCGGCGGGAGCAGGTGGCATCCACTTGGATCTCATGAAACTCCGGCTCTGTCTCCTTCTCTGTCTTTTTACCGCCACTCCGGCCTTCGCCTCGAAGCTGGTCGATAACCTGAAGGCCGGAAAGGACCAGACCGTCGTCGTATATGGCACTAGCCTCACGGCGGGTGGAAAGTGGGTGGCCTCCACCAAGGAGTGGCTCTCCTCCATCAATCCGGACGCGAAGGTCAACATCATCAACGGCGGCCAGTCCGGCCAGAACTCGCTCGTTGGCTTGGCAAAGCTGGATGACGTGGTCATCGCGAAAAAGCCGGACACCGTGTTCATCGAGTTCGCCGTGAACGACGCCTTCCTTTATCCCGAGGAACAGAAGCGGGTGTCCGCAAAGCAGAGCGGGGAGAACCTCGAAACCATGATCAAAAGGATCCGCAAGGCGCTGCCGGATGCGGAGATCATCATCCAGACCATGAACCCGGCCTGGGATTCCCCGAAAGGCAACGGCTCCGCCTCCAAGCGCCCCGACCTGGCGGCTTGCTATGAGAGCTACCGGAAAGTCGCCGCCAAGCACGGCCTGCTGCTCATCGACCACCACAGGAACTGGGAACAGATCCGCGCGGAGAACGAGGACCTGTTCCGGACCTACGTCATGGACGGCATCCACCCGACGGCGGAGGCCTCGGTGAAAGTCACCTTTCCTGAAGTGAAGAAGATGCTGGAAAAATAATCCACCGGACGTCCCATGAAACCCAGATTCCTGATATCCGCCGGAGCCCTCCTGCTTGCCATGTCGGGCCTTTGCCCCGCCTCGCAGCTCGTTGACAATCTCAAGGCCGGAAAAGCCCAGACCGTCGTCGTCTATGGCACCAGCCTCACAAGGGGCGGCGAATGGACCAAGGCCCTGGAGGCCTGGCTGGTGACGGTGAATCCGGATGCGAAGGTCACCTTCATCAACAGCGGGCAGTCCGGGAAAAACTCGATCGTCGGGCTGCAGAAGCTCGACGAGGCCGTGATCGCGAACAAGCCGGACACGGTGATCATCGAGTTCGCGGTGAACGACGCGGGCAAGCATGAGGGTAAGCCAGCCGCCGTTTCGCAGGAGCAGTGCGGTAAGAACCTCGGAGAGATGATCGACCGGATCAAGAAGGCGCTGCCGGGCACGGAGATCGTCCTACAGACGATGAATCCGGCGTGGGACGCGCCGAACGGCAACCGCTCCGGATCCATTCGTCCGGAACTGCCGTCCTACTACGAGGTCTACCGGAAAGTCGCCGCGGAGCGCGGGCTGTTGCTGGTCGATCACCACAAGAACTGGCTGAAGATCCGCGAGGAGGACGAGGAGCTGTTCAAGACCTACGTCAAGGACGGCGTCCACCCGACGAAGGAGGCATCGGTGAAAGTCACCTTCCCGGCGCTGAAGGCGGCGCTGGAGAAGTGACCGGCGGAACTTCTCTCCCTATCAAATGAAAAAGGCGCGGTTCGCACCGCGCCTTTTTTTTGTGATTGGGACCGGGATCCGGATCAGGCCTTCTCGCCGTCGAGCGCGACGTAGGGGCCTTCGTGGAGGACCGGCTTCTTGGTGCCGTTGATGATCTTGATCCACTCGCGGGCGCAGCCGATGACGATGACCGCGACCAGCACCATGAACAGGGCCGTGATGCCGATGTCCATGCGGGCGTTGAACAGCGCCGTCTCCGCCGTCTTGATCTGTGCGGCGGTGAGGTTGGCGGCATTCTCCAGGATGGCCTTCTGCTTGCCCACTTCAGGCAGGAATCCGGCCGCCTTCGCGGAGAAGATCTTCATGTAGCCGGCGGTGAAGGTCACGCAGACCAGGAAGGCCAGCGGCACTCCCGTGCACCATGCGTACTTCGCGCGGCCCATCTTGATGATGACCGTGGTCCCCAGCGAGAAGGCGATGACCGCCAGAAGCTGGTTGGCGATGCCGAACAGCGGCCACAGGCTCTTCGCGATGCCGTTCGGGTCGATGGCTCCCTGGTAGAGGAAGTAACCCCAGGCCGCGACCAGCAGGCCGCTGGTGAGGACGTTGGCGCCCCAGGACTTCGTGTTGCCCAGCGGCTTGTAGAAGCCGCCCAGCAGGTCCTGCATGATGAAGCGGCCCACCCGGGTGCCGGCATCCAGCGTGGTGAGGATGAACAGCGCCTCGAACATGATGGCAAAGTGATACCAGAGGCCCAGCAGGCCGTGGCCGAGGCCGAACTTCTTGAAGACGGAGTCGAACATCACCGCCATGCCGACGGCGAAGGTGGGCGCGCCACCTGTCTTGCCGATGAGCGTGGGTTCCTCCATGTCGGCCGCCATCGTGTTCATCCGCTCCATCGTGATGGGGAATGCGGCGGTGCCGTCAGGATTCTTCACTGAGTTCACCCGGTCCACGGCCCCCTGCAGGGCGGCCTGGTTTTCCGGAGCGGAGATCGGCGCGTCGCTGAGGGCGACCGGCGTGTTGATGGCGAAGTATTCACCCGGCTGCAGGGAGCAGGCGGCGATGATGGCCATCAGCGCGACGAGCATCTCCGTGACCATGGAGCCGTAGCCCACCAGCCGGATGTGCTTTTCCCTTTCCAGCAGCTTCGGCGTCGTGCCGGAGGAAATCACCGAGTGGAAGCCGGAGATGGCACCGCAGGCGATGGTGATGCAGACGAAGGGGAAGACCGGACCGGGCACCACCCAGCCGCTGCCGTCCACGAACTGCGTCACGGCGGGCATCTGCAGCTTCGGCGCGATGATGACGACGAAGATCCCGAGGATGGCAACGGTCCCCAGCTTCATGAAGGTGCTGAGGTAGTCACGCGGCGCGAGCAGCAGCCAGACCGGCAGCACGGAGGCGAAGAAGCCGTAGATCATGATGGCCCAGGCCAGATCCGTGGAGGACCAGGTGAGGCTTTGGTAGAGGGCCGTTCCCGGCTTGATCAGGCCCCCGGCCCACACGCAGACCAGCAGGCCGATGACACCGGCGATGGTGACGGACTTCACGCTGACACCGCCGCGGATGGCCAGGCCCATGATCATCGCCAGCGGGATGGTCATCGCGATGGTGAACAGGCCCCACGGGCTGTGGGAGAGCGCCTTGACCACCACCAGGCCGAGCACGGCGAGGATGATCGTCATGATCGCCAGCAGGCTGAAGAGGGCGACGAC
The nucleotide sequence above comes from Akkermansiaceae bacterium. Encoded proteins:
- a CDS encoding carbon starvation protein A is translated as MPKFVKILIWIAVSLLGVAAVAIAAFQTGEKVNALWLVVAGACAFAVSYRFYSAWLMAKVLVLDDRRAPPAVTKADGKDYVPTNKWVVFGHHFAAIAGPGPLVGPVLAAQFGYLPGTLWILIGATLGGGVHDAVILFSSMRREGKSLGQMLKEEVNPVVGVVALFSLLAIMTIILAVLGLVVVKALSHSPWGLFTIAMTIPLAMIMGLAIRGGVSVKSVTIAGVIGLLVCVWAGGLIKPGTALYQSLTWSSTDLAWAIMIYGFFASVLPVWLLLAPRDYLSTFMKLGTVAILGIFVVIIAPKLQMPAVTQFVDGSGWVVPGPVFPFVCITIACGAISGFHSVISSGTTPKLLEREKHIRLVGYGSMVTEMLVALMAIIAACSLQPGEYFAINTPVALSDAPISAPENQAALQGAVDRVNSVKNPDGTAAFPITMERMNTMAADMEEPTLIGKTGGAPTFAVGMAVMFDSVFKKFGLGHGLLGLWYHFAIMFEALFILTTLDAGTRVGRFIMQDLLGGFYKPLGNTKSWGANVLTSGLLVAAWGYFLYQGAIDPNGIAKSLWPLFGIANQLLAVIAFSLGTTVIIKMGRAKYAWCTGVPLAFLVCVTFTAGYMKIFSAKAAGFLPEVGKQKAILENAANLTAAQIKTAETALFNARMDIGITALFMVLVAVIVIGCAREWIKIINGTKKPVLHEGPYVALDGEKA
- a CDS encoding response regulator transcription factor, with product MSASPVIRLLLADDHYIVLMGLKSLLKLRKEFKVVATAGDGEEVVALYREHQPDIALLDLRMPKLDGIQATERVRAEFPDARIILLTSFDREEEIHQALKAGVAGYLLKESKLPELSEAIRTVFRGGKWFPKEILDLARERAALPELSKREVEVLDLVAKGLTNKEIAGVLGFSEDGAKHHLRKIYEKLGVNVRAEAISEALRRGILRE
- a CDS encoding SGNH/GDSL hydrolase family protein, with protein sequence MKLRLCLLLCLFTATPAFASKLVDNLKAGKDQTVVVYGTSLTAGGKWVASTKEWLSSINPDAKVNIINGGQSGQNSLVGLAKLDDVVIAKKPDTVFIEFAVNDAFLYPEEQKRVSAKQSGENLETMIKRIRKALPDAEIIIQTMNPAWDSPKGNGSASKRPDLAACYESYRKVAAKHGLLLIDHHRNWEQIRAENEDLFRTYVMDGIHPTAEASVKVTFPEVKKMLEK
- a CDS encoding sensor histidine kinase, producing MLRALKIPAIFACLQVMSAGQVLTTSAELRAMAPTRLAEKLPVKISGVVTSVRGKEYPEFIIQDETGGLVASLNERVGDKVVAGQRVEIEGVTNEQTPSPRVRVRKLSAGPIVGLPEPMKVSPLELRDGSKDANYIEFQGVIRAAKIEEGVPPTRLVLDFGPESRRLRVWVSHFDDAVRAKLVPDVEVRVRGVCNSWRGPNFQPFSTFVTVSDPQEIKVLKEAPDDWEKMRERSLEELLVLPVDDFMAHRAVAGGVVTLSWPDGQLVLQRGGHAIRLRTDAAAALRLGDRVVAAGFPSLAGGRVVLENAEVERTGAAGLVEPEEISPQRLLDESGGTDREARLLRMAGRFKETIREGGRQTLVIAAEKRDFRAVLPEGEVLPEGLEPGVEVVVEGVCRVGFSDVAGRYGKGADVFDLQLPDARAIKIGGNRSWLTVGGVLMALGPVLAGALLWVVVLRRRVGKRSDLLVREIRARHDAELVAAERMRLAADLHDTISQSLSGAAMQLEVAGNLAEEGIGAEDHLALAKRLLDRGREDLRRTVWDLSPSALAGEDLGTALEKVARESGAGCEVTVNRSGDIDSLPERIRIHLFRAGQEALANALRHGGARRLGISVGVSGGIATLEIVDDGCGFDPATVPGPDEGHFGLRSLKERIARLGGALEVASSPSGTRITATVPLES
- the rnc gene encoding ribonuclease III encodes the protein MQPLESRIQYKFRNSLLLAEALTHPSLAYESQRPHFDNQRLEFLGDAVLQLIVTEELYRMFPDFTEGKLTKLRSRVVSRRALARFAMAIHLGDYVLLGKGEEATGGRRRLSTLADAFESLIGAVYLDAGPGPATKLVLRLFESEIGAMASSPEERNPKGELQECLQALHPQAPSYRIIGETGPDHRRVFQAEVSWRDKILATGKGKSKKEAEARAAAEALRSRMWEE